The Aerococcus christensenii genome segment CTGACCGTAATTTTTCAGCCACTGGGAAATTATCCCCTAAGTTTTCTTGGTTAAAAACGACTTGAACGATGCCTTCACGGTCACGCATATCAATAAAGATAACGCCACCTAAGTCCCGACGTTTTTGTACCCATCCTTTTAAAGTAACTTCTTTTTTAATCCATTCGTTGGAAACAAGTCCACAATATGTAGTTCTTTTCATTTATTCTTTTCCTTCTTTCATTAATTCCTCAATTTGACTAAAGTCTGCCAAGACTTGATCCATCTTCAAGGTCTTTTCAAGGCCTGTTTGTAGATTTTTTACATTAATATTAGCCTTTGCTAATTCTTCTTCCCCTAGTGTTAAGGTATAGAGAGCGCCTCTTCTATCAGCGTCTTTAAATTGTTTCTTAGGCTTCTTATGGTTCACATCCATCTCACAAGACACCCCTTGTTGACGAAGTGAATGAACAATTTTCATGGCTTGAGGAATCGTTTCATCTCCAATTGTTACCACATAGACTTGTAAACTTTCGTCTTGAGGAACTGGGACTTGTTGAGCCTGCATAAGAAGGATCAAACGTTCCATACCAATCGCAAACCCAAAACCTGGTACATCCTGACGCCCTTCAGAAAGTTCTTTGACCAAGTTACCATAGTTTCCACCACCACAAATCGTGGTTTCAGCCCCGAAGACTTGATCATTCGTCATAATCTCAAAAATCGTATCTTGATAATAATCTAAGCCCCGAACCATATTGACATCCACTTCATAAGCAATATCAAGGGTTTCAAGAAGAGATTTCACCCCTTCAAAGCGTGCCTTGGATTCTTCTGAGAGATAGTCCAAAATACTTGGTGCGCCTTGAACAATAACCTTATCCTTTTTATCTTTGGAATCTAAGACCCGCAGCGGATTTTGATAGAGACGTGTCTTGGAATCCTCAGATAGTTCATCAAAATGGGGTTCTAAGTAATCAATCAAAGCTTGACGATAGGCCAAACGAGCTTCTGTATCCCCTAGAGAATTGATCACGAGTTTTAGATCTTTGACCCCTAATTTGTTCAAAATATCTACTGCCAAAGCCATCGATTCTACATCACTGGCTGCTGTTGTACCGCCAAACACTTCCACCCCTAATTGATGGAATTGTCTTTGACGACCGCCTTGAGGACGTTCATACCGAAACATAGGGCTGATATAATAAACCTTATATGGCTTCAAATGATCAGGACCATAGAGCTTATTCTCAATGAAAGAGCGCACAATAGGTGCTGTTCCTTCCGGTTTCAAAGCAATATGACGTTCCCCTTTATCATAGAAATCATACATTTCCTTAGTCACAACATCCGTTGTTTCTCCCACACCCCGACTGAATAAATCGAAAGATTCAAATATCGGTGTGCGAATTTCATGATAACAATAATTAGCCATTAACTTACGAGCAACTTGTTCAATATAATGCCAAATGCCGATGTCAGATGGCAAAATATCAACCGTTCCCTTTGGTTTTTGAATCATTATTTCCTCCTTCTTCATAAAAAAACGTCCTTATTTCCTCTTTTGGAAATAAGGACGATAAAATCGTGGTACCACCTTAATTTAGCAGAATACTCTGCCCTTTTCGCCTAACGCGCGATGAACGGAATAGCTTTTCACTATTCACCTCCAGGGTGTCTTTAACCGGTCAGGAGCTCTCACCTTTCTCCTTCGCTGGTCACCAGTCAATGCCTTCGCATGCCCCTTCATTGGTGTTATCAAATGATAGATTACCCAATTTAAGGACAAAAGTCAACACCTAGCCCCCTGAAATCCAAAATGTTTTCTGTTTCCTTCTATTAGGAATAATCTTCTCCTTCAATCACAGCAAAATAAAAAGCCGCCCAATAACGACTTTACTCCCAGCGTAATAATAAAGAATACGACTTCCTATACTTCGAAAACTTTCTCTTGAACTGGGATACCAGGGTTATAATAAAAAGGTATATACCACTATTTATAGAAAAAAGTCAGTAGCTTTTTTTAATTTTAAACTTATAAGTTCAACATATCACTTCATTTGATTATCTTGATCTGCTTTGTTTTTCTTAACTGTTTCTTGTAAAGATTTCAGGGCATCTTTCAACTCTTTGTCTTGATCTGCAAGCTGCTTTAAAGTTTCTTTTGCTTTTTGGGCAGCTTCCGCACTTTGACTTAAATTTGCTTTTAAGCTAGTAATATCCTTTGCTTGCGCTTTGGAGGCTTCTTCAGCTTTTTGAAGTTGTCCTTTCACTTGGTCTAATTGTGATTTTAAGTTTTCATTTTCTTTAGCTTTTGTTTCTAAAGTCCCAATCGTTTTTTGTAAGGCATTGATTGTTTGATCCGTTTGTTCTTTATTTGCCTTAACCGTTTCAGCAAGTTTACTGGTATCCACTACTTTTTTGTCTAATTCACGAATAGCAATATGGATAGTATTCATCTCATTATGAATTTTGTCTAAATCCCCATCATGTTTAGTCAGTGCCTCTTCCGTTTAACTGACTTTTGTCGTTAATTCATCAATAGATTTCTTATTCTCATCAATCCATTCTTAACGCATTTGAAATATTTAATACCCATCAATTCCTCTTTTCCTATACTGCTTCATTAATGCTAATAACCGACTAATAAAACTATTTTCTTTTCAATTCAATAAGTCCTCCTTTTATTTAAACACCATATAAAAAGAGATGAGCATAAACTCATCTCTTTTTATCGATCTACACTTTCTTAAGAAAAGTCATTCATATTTAGTCCTTGGTTTCACGTTTCCTCGGCAAAAGAAATAATCCTGCACTGGCTAACAGTAAAAGACCTAACCCACTAACTGATGACATTCCACTGCCTGTTTGTGGTAATTTCTTATATCGAAGCGTACGGGCTGTATTAGCTTGAATCCTCTTACTCATAGTAACTTCGCCCATATGTTTTGTAACAGTATGAAGTGTGGTATCTGGTAGAGTAGAGTGTCCTTGTTGCAATTGAGAGTGTTCGAAATCACTTTGATGGTTGCCTTGTGTCCCATTGCTTGTACGATCTGGTGAAGTATGATCTTGTTGTCCCGTTCTATGCGTACGGCCAATGCCTATTAAACGCGCATAGACTTCATCCACTTGTGCTTGCGTTGCATCGGGATCAGCAAGTACACGTTTAATTTCTTCCAATAAGTGTTGATAAGTTGGATCTTCAAAACCGTCTTCTATAGCCTGGTTAAACGCCTGTTGTAAAGCCTGCTTATCCGTTTTATAGCTATTCATTAGCACAGTCTTAGCAACTTGAAGTGCCTTCAAAGCCTCATCAACCTGAGCCTGGGTAGCATTCTTATCACCAAGAATCTTGTTAGCGTCATCCAAAGCCTTCTTGTAGGTGTCAAGAGCCTGCTTAGACGCATCATCACCCTTAGCTTGAGCATTCTGATACTCAGGAGTCTTAGTGAAATCAGAATCCTTACCAGCTTCAGTATTCAAATCAGACTTATTAGTCTTGTAGCCATCCGTAAGCTTAGACTTAGCATCCTGGAGCTTCTTCAAAGCATCATCAACCTGAGCCTGCGTAGCATTCTTATCGCCAAGAACCTGGTTGGCTTTTGCAAGCGCCGTCTTGTAGTCTTCAAGAGCCTGCTTAGACGCGTCATCACCCTTAGCTTGAGCATTCTGATACTCAGGAGTCTTAGTAAAGGTACCATCAGCATCTGCTTCAGACTTCAGCTTAGAAGGATCAGTCTTGTAGCTGTCAGTAATCTTCTTCTTAGAGGCTTTCAATGCATCTAGGGCGTCGTCAAGCTCTTTCTGAGTTGGAGCAGTTTCGCCTTGCTTTAGCTTGCCAGTAGTACGGTCAAACTTATCAAGGAGCTTCTTGGCAGCATTAAGCTTGTCGTTGTAGTCATTGAGAGCTTGCTTGGCAGCGTCATCACCCTTAGCAGTCGCGTTCTTGAACGCAGGAGTGTTCTCGAACACGTCGGTGCTTGTATCAGTATCGCCGTCCTTAGACTTATCAACTTCTTCTTGCAAGTCATGCGGACTGGTCTTGTAGTTATCAAGAATCTTGTCCTTAATTTTCTTCAGATTCTTAAGAGCTTCGTCAACTTCCTTTTGGGATGGGACATCCTTAGCATCAGGCTTTGGCTTACCGTTCTCATCGAACTTGTTAAGCAAAGTCCTAGCTTTCTTCAACGCTTCCTTATAAGCAGTGACATCAGCATTATCTTTGCCGTCATCAGTCTTCTTAGAATCAGCGTTCTTGAACTCGGTAGTATTCTCAAAATCATCTTTACCAACGGTAGTTACACCGTCAGCAGTAGACTTCGCAGTCTCATCCTTCAAATCTTTAGCGTTAGTTGCAAAAGCATCATCGATAGCTTCCTTTGCCTTTTTCAAAGCTTCCAAAGCCGTCTTAACATCAGCATTAGTTGGCTGCTTATCAACCTCAGCATTTGGATCTGGGTTATTCACCTGATCGATAATCTTTTGCGCTGCAGCAAGCTTTTCGTTGTAAGCTTCCAGCTTCTTAGTAGCAGAGCTATCAGAAGTTTTGTCTTCTTCAGTCTTCGCCTTTTCAAGCGCGTTCTTGTATGGAACAGACGCCTCGAATGGAGGTGTTACAGGATTGCCGTTTTGATCTTTATCGCCGACTTCGTTAGAAAGCGGAGTTACATCAGTCTTATAACTATCAGCAATAGTTTTCTGATCCTTCTTGAGCTGCTTTACTAACGCATCAACCTCGCGCTGAGTAAGCTTGCTTGTATCCTCAAGTTGCTTTGCGATCTTAGCAAGCTGACCATCAAAACCAGTTTGCTTAGCAGCATCACCCAAGTCCTTAACAGCCTGATCATGCTTAGCGTTGTTAGCGTCATCCTTGATTGCAGTAGCATTCTTGTACTCAGGAGTCTTCTTGAATACATCTTCTGCATATTGCTTGGCTTGCTTAAGCTTATCAACGTCCGTCTTGTAGCCATCAACAATGTTTTGCTTAGCCTTCTTCAAAGTCTCAAGAGCGTCATCAATCTGCTTCTGAGTTGGATGATCGCTGAGGGTGTTAGATGTGTTATCTTGCGCCAACTTGCGTGCTTTTGCCAAAGCATCCTTGTACGCTTTCACATCATCATTGTCTACCTTCTTGCCGTCAGCACCATCTTTCTTCTTAGCATCAGCATTCTTGAACTCTGGCGTATACTCAAAGTCGTCTTCAGTAACAGGAGCATGCTCAGCAGTAGACTTATTAGCTTCCGCCTCAAGATCAGTAGTAACAGTCTTATACTTCTCAACCTCAGTGCGAGCTTCGTCAAGCTTCTTCAAAGCCTCGTCAATTTGCTTCTGAGTTGGTTGAGCATCCAAAGGCGTCTTATTGTCAGGGTCTGCCTTCTTAAGCAAGTCCTGAGCTTCAACTAATGCCTTGTCGTATGCCTTCTTAGCTTCTGCTGCCTTCGTGTTCTTATCTGTATCAGGAACAAGCTTGTCGTTATCAAGCTTCATGAAGTGAGGATCAGACGCATTGCGATACGCATCAGAAGTTTGCGTGCCTTCTGTAGCTGCAGGACCCTCTGTAGAGCCGTGCTTGCCAACACTTTCCGTGAGCTTAGCAGTGTCGGTGTTGTACTTGTCAAGCTCCTTGCGAGCATTGTCGAGGGCGGTTTTAGCGTCGTTTACTTCCTTCTGCGTTGCAGCAGGATTCTTAAGCAATTCTTTAGCTGTGTTAAGAGCTTTACCATATGCATCTACAGCAGCTTTAGCGGCATTATTCTTAGTATCATCAGCTGTTGTACCGTCATCCTTCTTGAAATCAGGCTGATTTGCATTCTTGAATGCAGGCGTCTTCTGAGTATTGTCATGCTCGTTAACAGACTTAAGTAGCTCGTCAGTCTTCGTCGCAAACTTGTTCAACTCAGCAGCTGCGTCGTTCATTTCCTTAAGGATTGAGGTAATATCCCTATCCAGAGGCTCGCCTTGCGCATGTGCCTGAATATTCTTCAGGTAGTCCTTATCCTCAAGGTTGCCATCCTTATCAGGAGTATTTGTATCAGGAATATCCTTACCATTTGCTTGATCCTTAGGCATCTTTTTATTAAGCGCCTGGTGTAGCTTCTCTACAGCTTTGTCATACTTAGTCTTAGCAGCCTTTGCCTCTGCACTTGCATCACCTTCAGATACATTCTTATACGCAGGGCTGTTTTGTATTGCAAGGTCATTAAATACAGCTGCCGAAAGCCTGCTGGTATTAGTTGCATACTTGTCAATAACAGTACGCGCTTTTTCAAGAGCTGTCTTGGCTTCATTAATCTGTGTTTGATCTGGAGCATCTCCACCAGTCTTAGCTTCTTCTAGCTTTTTCTTAAGCTCCTTAGCTTTTTGATAAGCATCGTTGTAATCTTTGAATGCTTTCTTGGCGTCTTCGTCGCCAGTTTGCGCCTTATCGAAAGCGTTAAAGTACGCAGGCATCAGGTAACCGCTAAAGTTATCCGCAAGAACTTTCGTAAGTTCATTAGGGTCGGTTGCATAACCATCATGCAATGCTTTTTCAGCCTTAGTTAATGCATCTTTAGCAGCATCAACTTCTTTTTGAGTTGCTTTGTCGTTCTTAAGAACCTCGCGTGCCTTAGCTAACGCATTGTCATAGTTATTAATGGCAGTTGTAGCAGCATAATCATTAGCATCAGCCTTCGCCTTCGCATTCTTATAGAAAGTACTCTGCTTGCTTGCATCATTATTAGGATTATCAAAGGTGAGCTTTTCGGCAGTTATAAGCTGCGACTTATCGGTTGCTTTAGCGTCAAGAGCTGCTTTGGCTTTTTGAAGCTCATCAATAGCTGCATTAACGTCCTTTTGAGAAGCGTTTGGATCTGCTGAAAGCTCGTTTGCTTTCTTTACAGCAGCATCGTATGCTTTGCGCTCATCATCAGTTGCGTTTTGATAGGCTGGGTCAGCGTTTGCAAGCGTTTGAGCGCCTTGATCGTCCCTACCATCCTTTACATTACCATGATCAGCAATGGCAGCGTTAAGCTTGTCTTTGTTAGTGCTAAATTCATTAAGCTTTTCGCGCGCGGCATCAAGCTTAGCCTTAGCATCGTCAACAGCCTTCTGAGTAGCGTTGTCGTCCGCTTTTACTTTCTCTGCTGCAGCAAGTGCCTCATCATAAGCTGTCTTAGCTTTCTTAGCCGCTTCATTCCTTTCGGTGTCAGGTTTGTCATCAGGTGTCTTGAAGTCAGGCTCAGTAACATTCTTATACTTATCAGTAGTTACAGTGCCAGGAGTTGCAGCAGTTTGACCTTCAGGCGCCTTACCATTGGCTTCAATCGACTTATTCAGCCCGTCCTTATTGGTCTCAGCACCATCAAGAGCTTTGCGAGCTTTATCTAACTTAATAGTCGCATTGTCAATATCGGCTTTTTGCTTCTCAGTAAGGTCAGACTCTTTTGTATCTTTAACTTGATCGTACAAAGCTTTAGCAACTTTGAGTGCATCATCGTAGTCACTCTTTACCTTGTCCGACGCGTTGTAGTACTCATGCTGCGTTGGAACATCCTTGCCTTCAACAGCAACAGTCTTGTGCTCCTCAACAGATGTCTTCAAATCCTTTGTCTTATGATTCGTTTGCGGCACAAAGATAAC includes the following:
- the hisS gene encoding histidine--tRNA ligase; protein product: MMIQKPKGTVDILPSDIGIWHYIEQVARKLMANYCYHEIRTPIFESFDLFSRGVGETTDVVTKEMYDFYDKGERHIALKPEGTAPIVRSFIENKLYGPDHLKPYKVYYISPMFRYERPQGGRQRQFHQLGVEVFGGTTAASDVESMALAVDILNKLGVKDLKLVINSLGDTEARLAYRQALIDYLEPHFDELSEDSKTRLYQNPLRVLDSKDKKDKVIVQGAPSILDYLSEESKARFEGVKSLLETLDIAYEVDVNMVRGLDYYQDTIFEIMTNDQVFGAETTICGGGNYGNLVKELSEGRQDVPGFGFAIGMERLILLMQAQQVPVPQDESLQVYVVTIGDETIPQAMKIVHSLRQQGVSCEMDVNHKKPKKQFKDADRRGALYTLTLGEEELAKANINVKNLQTGLEKTLKMDQVLADFSQIEELMKEGKE
- a CDS encoding YSIRK-type signal peptide-containing protein (The YSIRK form of extended signal peptide directs nascent proteins to the cross-wall site, while signal peptides lacking YSIRK direct proteins instead to the cell pole. A large fraction of YSIRK proteins are surface proteins anchored by sortase-mediated processing of a C-terminal LPXTG motif.), coding for MEEKENIKRFKRTLTGDKITRFAIRKYSFGVASVAIASLFLVFNSGMSVQAATQAPITQKTGSGENVAKTNEENKVNHSKLVLQQNRDSGNATSQATKIAIDKSDVTNTKLKINEQNAEMIPNHYAWGTSDNTYSKEGETHTVTFNFAKPKDGSKITSIAIFPAKTNGFNNEKSERGIDFYSKNSGKHQAYSGEYIFTANPDGSATLEMSTLFRNGNIGGAEKYTASRSIFVYVTKDGSSTETIAYKTNVFRAVTLVPPKTSGSVVLKYNQKLTPEKVQAAITEAGNVETARSDKKSVNDQLSGAFTQNINVKSDDAYDAKQFEAINKETSAQGAKDKTYVAGAKTLNTYMVTDLGFKSQAIPLTVARYDDRIDKPIVEDPTQLSKEVKEDIAKKLAKINGVSTDKVTFDGDGNAVIHFDGVDEKDAPKIKLSDLVLKQLKDGEFAVPSNDKAVFVANPLGYSNAELDRIKQAIFDANKENKELGLTNQDQITLEYVKGDTTVGHENIGISNGQAENKITVKIKTDKAVAEFTSNVKENRLTKLPNIRTDYDVTWTKTKIDGRDTDEGISWSNDQKTTIIYRYDPTKAQEFDTTKILGLLKATPKDTKSGLRDLTGGEQLAYEGTGNNARKSHMHYALQNGEPTGELTLGNMGGAYWSGNQKVSNSDVDLGDNLSIAGSYSWDKEAGPVTVAGKKDKIFKARLFVEPYGMTYYKDVYLEQGRNPGNTAKAINVIFVPQTNHKTKDLKTSVEEHKTVAVEGKDVPTQHEYYNASDKVKSDYDDALKVAKALYDQVKDTKESDLTEKQKADIDNATIKLDKARKALDGAETNKDGLNKSIEANGKAPEGQTAATPGTVTTDKYKNVTEPDFKTPDDKPDTERNEAAKKAKTAYDEALAAAEKVKADDNATQKAVDDAKAKLDAAREKLNEFSTNKDKLNAAIADHGNVKDGRDDQGAQTLANADPAYQNATDDERKAYDAAVKKANELSADPNASQKDVNAAIDELQKAKAALDAKATDKSQLITAEKLTFDNPNNDASKQSTFYKNAKAKADANDYAATTAINNYDNALAKAREVLKNDKATQKEVDAAKDALTKAEKALHDGYATDPNELTKVLADNFSGYLMPAYFNAFDKAQTGDEDAKKAFKDYNDAYQKAKELKKKLEEAKTGGDAPDQTQINEAKTALEKARTVIDKYATNTSRLSAAVFNDLAIQNSPAYKNVSEGDASAEAKAAKTKYDKAVEKLHQALNKKMPKDQANGKDIPDTNTPDKDGNLEDKDYLKNIQAHAQGEPLDRDITSILKEMNDAAAELNKFATKTDELLKSVNEHDNTQKTPAFKNANQPDFKKDDGTTADDTKNNAAKAAVDAYGKALNTAKELLKNPAATQKEVNDAKTALDNARKELDKYNTDTAKLTESVGKHGSTEGPAATEGTQTSDAYRNASDPHFMKLDNDKLVPDTDKNTKAAEAKKAYDKALVEAQDLLKKADPDNKTPLDAQPTQKQIDEALKKLDEARTEVEKYKTVTTDLEAEANKSTAEHAPVTEDDFEYTPEFKNADAKKKDGADGKKVDNDDVKAYKDALAKARKLAQDNTSNTLSDHPTQKQIDDALETLKKAKQNIVDGYKTDVDKLKQAKQYAEDVFKKTPEYKNATAIKDDANNAKHDQAVKDLGDAAKQTGFDGQLAKIAKQLEDTSKLTQREVDALVKQLKKDQKTIADSYKTDVTPLSNEVGDKDQNGNPVTPPFEASVPYKNALEKAKTEEDKTSDSSATKKLEAYNEKLAAAQKIIDQVNNPDPNAEVDKQPTNADVKTALEALKKAKEAIDDAFATNAKDLKDETAKSTADGVTTVGKDDFENTTEFKNADSKKTDDGKDNADVTAYKEALKKARTLLNKFDENGKPKPDAKDVPSQKEVDEALKNLKKIKDKILDNYKTSPHDLQEEVDKSKDGDTDTSTDVFENTPAFKNATAKGDDAAKQALNDYNDKLNAAKKLLDKFDRTTGKLKQGETAPTQKELDDALDALKASKKKITDSYKTDPSKLKSEADADGTFTKTPEYQNAQAKGDDASKQALEDYKTALAKANQVLGDKNATQAQVDDALKKLQDAKSKLTDGYKTNKSDLNTEAGKDSDFTKTPEYQNAQAKGDDASKQALDTYKKALDDANKILGDKNATQAQVDEALKALQVAKTVLMNSYKTDKQALQQAFNQAIEDGFEDPTYQHLLEEIKRVLADPDATQAQVDEVYARLIGIGRTHRTGQQDHTSPDRTSNGTQGNHQSDFEHSQLQQGHSTLPDTTLHTVTKHMGEVTMSKRIQANTARTLRYKKLPQTGSGMSSVSGLGLLLLASAGLFLLPRKRETKD